Proteins from one Chloroflexota bacterium genomic window:
- a CDS encoding metallophosphoesterase: MTSTWKDGLLTAGAAVGMAGLGTLAYSRWIERLRIEVKRMRVVVDSPAVPSQGLRILHLSDLHFTDHGLIERLKIRRTQELLADETYDLLLITGDLIHDDEGLPATLSFIDGLPEPRLGAFACLGNHDYAGYSWFGPAHVAWREAEPGQELQAAIERTVEMCVRIVKNDRLYLGHVRNDVPLLKQKLEMHGVHVLDNDSLTIQSDGVELWLAGLDDLMEGQPDVEQITKAMPGNGTLRILLAHNPDYMLDPALQAFDLAFSGHVHGGQVRLPFIGSPHTQGTHLSRRLSSGWFRYGKTKTYISRGLGEGVRLRFNCRPEVALIEVVPAR; the protein is encoded by the coding sequence ATGACTTCAACCTGGAAAGATGGATTGCTCACGGCAGGGGCGGCTGTTGGTATGGCCGGACTTGGTACCCTGGCCTACTCCCGCTGGATTGAAAGACTGCGTATCGAAGTGAAACGGATGCGGGTCGTGGTCGACTCGCCCGCGGTACCATCTCAAGGGCTGCGTATTTTGCATCTATCCGACCTGCACTTCACCGATCATGGTCTGATCGAACGTTTGAAGATCAGGCGTACGCAAGAACTCCTGGCAGACGAAACGTATGACCTGCTGCTGATCACCGGCGACCTGATCCACGATGACGAGGGTTTGCCGGCGACGTTGAGTTTTATCGACGGCCTGCCGGAGCCACGGCTGGGTGCTTTCGCCTGCCTTGGCAATCATGATTATGCCGGATACAGTTGGTTTGGGCCTGCTCACGTGGCGTGGCGGGAGGCTGAACCGGGCCAGGAGCTTCAAGCCGCTATCGAGCGCACCGTCGAAATGTGCGTTAGGATCGTGAAGAATGACCGTCTCTATCTCGGCCACGTTCGCAATGATGTTCCCCTGTTGAAGCAGAAACTCGAGATGCACGGTGTGCATGTATTGGACAATGACAGCCTGACCATTCAAAGCGATGGCGTTGAACTCTGGTTGGCAGGCCTGGACGATCTCATGGAAGGGCAACCGGATGTGGAGCAGATCACGAAAGCGATGCCGGGAAATGGCACCCTTCGCATCCTTCTGGCTCACAACCCGGACTATATGCTGGACCCGGCCCTGCAGGCTTTTGATCTCGCCTTTAGCGGACATGTACACGGCGGCCAGGTACGGTTGCCGTTCATCGGGTCACCGCACACCCAGGGAACACATCTGTCGCGACGCCTCTCTTCCGGCTGGTTTCGTTATGGCAAAACCAAGACCTACATCAGCCGCGGCCTTGGCGAGGGTGTGCGACTGCGCTTCAACTGCCGTCCCGAAGTAGCCTTGATAGAAGTGGTGCCAGCCAGGTAG
- a CDS encoding glutamate-5-semialdehyde dehydrogenase: MTESQLLSLGQRAKDASRVLGSVSTDHKNAALLAVADGLDGNQKQILAANAQDIADGRQAGLTDALIDRLTLTQERLAGMAADTRSVAALPDPVGQEFAGRVLPNGLRVAKRRTPLGVLGVIYEARPNVTIDITALSLKTGNAAILRGGKETLRSNLALIEVIHGALEKAGLPKDSIQYIDNTDRALVTELLRMDQYVDMIIPRGGNALHKLCRERATIPVMTGGIGICHLFVDDTADLSVAAEIIHNAKTQRPTVCNALDTVLVHRSLIDDFLLPMAERLASSGVELLADPTAKLVLDRATSSQAWSVVAAGPEDFDQEWLSLVLGIKVVNGIDDAIDHIQQHSTGHSDGILTNSYDHAMRFVNEVDSAAVYVNASTRFTDGAQFGLGAEVAISTQKLHARGPMGLEELTTYKWVIFGDGHVRP; encoded by the coding sequence ATGACTGAATCTCAACTCCTGTCCCTGGGACAGCGAGCCAAAGACGCCAGCCGGGTTCTTGGCAGCGTCTCCACCGATCACAAGAACGCGGCTCTTCTGGCAGTTGCCGATGGCCTTGACGGGAACCAGAAACAGATCCTGGCGGCTAATGCCCAGGACATCGCCGATGGCCGCCAGGCCGGCTTGACTGATGCTCTGATAGATCGCCTGACATTGACGCAAGAACGATTGGCGGGCATGGCCGCCGACACCCGCTCGGTGGCTGCTCTTCCCGATCCGGTAGGCCAGGAGTTTGCCGGCAGGGTATTACCCAATGGCTTGCGGGTTGCCAAACGGCGAACGCCCCTGGGCGTCCTCGGTGTCATCTACGAGGCCCGACCCAATGTGACAATCGATATCACGGCACTGAGTCTCAAGACCGGCAACGCAGCCATCCTTCGCGGCGGCAAGGAGACCTTGCGCAGCAACCTGGCACTGATCGAGGTGATCCACGGCGCTCTGGAGAAAGCGGGCTTGCCCAAAGACTCGATCCAATACATCGATAACACTGACCGGGCCCTGGTAACCGAGTTGTTACGCATGGACCAGTACGTGGATATGATCATCCCCCGCGGTGGCAACGCCCTGCACAAACTGTGCAGGGAACGAGCTACCATTCCTGTAATGACCGGTGGGATCGGCATTTGTCATCTGTTTGTGGATGATACTGCCGATCTTTCCGTGGCGGCAGAGATCATTCACAATGCAAAAACCCAACGGCCGACGGTTTGCAACGCCCTGGATACCGTTCTGGTCCATCGCTCCCTCATCGATGATTTCCTATTACCGATGGCTGAGCGGCTGGCGAGCAGTGGTGTAGAACTGCTCGCAGATCCCACCGCCAAGCTGGTGCTTGATCGGGCAACGAGCAGTCAGGCATGGTCGGTCGTTGCTGCGGGACCCGAGGACTTCGATCAGGAGTGGTTGAGTCTGGTCCTTGGGATCAAGGTGGTGAATGGCATCGACGACGCCATCGATCATATTCAGCAGCACAGCACCGGGCATTCCGATGGTATCCTGACCAACAGCTATGATCACGCCATGCGTTTTGTCAACGAGGTCGATTCCGCGGCAGTTTATGTTAACGCCAGCACACGGTTTACCGATGGTGCTCAGTTTGGGCTTGGCGCGGAGGTTGCCATCAGCACACAGAAACTGCATGCCCGGGGTCCAATGGGTCTGGAAGAATTGACTACTTACAAATGGGTCATTTTCGGCGACGGTCACGTGCGCCCCTGA
- the proB gene encoding glutamate 5-kinase, with protein MAHVADQHAYRRIVLKLGTSVLTAGSPRLNRPRLVELARQCARLHESSVEIIIVSSGAIGVGRESLGFRKLQQAVPVKQMLAAVGQSRLMHHYEQLFSIYDIVVGQVLLTRADLDNRSRYLNARDTFQALLQEGIVPITNENDAVATEEIKLGDNDTLSALVANLVEADLLLILTDQPGLLTADPRIDPGAQLIHEVMTVDDDLRARAGGTGTDLGVGGMSTKLAAAELARRGGVDVVVASGNVEDVVLRVCKGERIGTRFPALAGKLESRKRWLLGGLIPSGRIFVDAGAVAALLDHDRSLLPVGVISVEGQFSRGDTVRICHADGSEIARGLSRYGAHSLDRIKGRKSEEIEAILGYEYGAEVVHRDDLVVL; from the coding sequence ATGGCCCACGTCGCCGACCAGCACGCCTATCGCCGGATTGTTCTCAAACTGGGTACCAGCGTGCTTACCGCCGGCTCGCCCCGGTTGAATCGACCGCGCCTGGTGGAACTGGCCCGCCAATGCGCCCGACTACACGAGTCGAGTGTGGAAATCATCATCGTCAGTTCCGGTGCCATTGGAGTTGGGCGGGAGAGCCTCGGTTTCCGAAAATTGCAGCAGGCGGTTCCTGTCAAGCAGATGTTGGCAGCCGTTGGCCAGAGTCGACTGATGCACCACTACGAGCAGCTTTTTTCCATCTACGACATCGTTGTGGGGCAGGTTCTGCTGACCCGGGCGGACCTGGACAATCGCAGCCGTTATCTCAACGCCCGTGACACGTTTCAGGCGCTTCTCCAGGAAGGGATCGTGCCTATCACCAATGAAAATGACGCAGTGGCGACGGAGGAGATCAAACTGGGTGACAACGACACGCTGTCGGCGCTGGTTGCCAACCTGGTAGAGGCGGACCTGTTGTTGATCCTGACCGATCAGCCCGGGCTGTTAACAGCGGATCCCCGGATCGATCCTGGCGCCCAGTTGATTCACGAGGTGATGACCGTTGACGATGATCTGCGGGCGCGGGCCGGTGGCACCGGCACCGATCTGGGTGTGGGCGGCATGTCCACCAAGCTGGCGGCGGCGGAGCTGGCCCGACGCGGCGGAGTCGATGTTGTGGTGGCATCAGGAAATGTCGAAGATGTGGTGCTGCGGGTGTGCAAGGGGGAACGAATCGGTACCCGATTTCCCGCGCTGGCCGGTAAGTTGGAGAGCCGAAAGCGCTGGCTGTTGGGAGGCCTGATCCCCAGTGGGCGTATCTTTGTCGACGCCGGGGCGGTCGCTGCATTGCTTGATCACGACCGAAGTCTCCTGCCGGTTGGAGTGATTTCCGTCGAAGGTCAGTTCAGCCGCGGCGACACTGTCAGAATCTGCCATGCCGATGGTTCAGAAATTGCTCGTGGCCTGTCTCGCTACGGCGCCCATTCGCTGGACCGCATCAAGGGCCGTAAATCGGAGGAAATCGAAGCGATTCTGGGCTATGAGTATGGTGCCGAGGTTGTCCACCGGGACGATCTGGTGGTGTTATAG
- a CDS encoding endonuclease MutS2, with amino-acid sequence MNKKTRQVLEYPKILKKVAEHTSFSAGHKLALESEPSNDLRLARQWLAETSEARRLLDENTRVHLGGVFDVRPLLPQAERGSLLLPPDLLEIRSTLMRARSLQDILTRQEQRFPNLADISFRMEPVPHVIKQIGQVVDERGDLLDSASPTLARLRSQIKVVQGRLTERLNRMVSSSDTVKYLQEAIVTQRQGRYVVPVKAEFKGRIRGLIHDQSSSGATLFIEPFAVVELNNEWRKLQLDEQDEVRRLLAELTDLVAEESPYIRQTVEALALLDLIFARARYSNDLNATLPELVPFSDKLRQTAKNPTDQTSSPARHPGSVIDLKRARHPLLDPETVVPIDVYIDDDFFVLLITGPNTGGKTVTLKTVGLLALMAQSGLHIPADEGSSISCFHTIFADIGDEQSIEQSLSTFSSHMTNIIAILAKADEQSLVLLDELGAGTDPEEGSALARALLDHLVQQRITTLATTHYSELKVYAHSTPGVRNANVEFDLKSLAPTFELSIGLPGRSNALAIATRLGLDRAITSAAETLVRPESLEADSLLQEIKETRLSLEAERAQAEAVRRQTESQEKELRYRLSQIEEARRQVLNEAREQAQEELAELSGEIGNLRRQLTGASAGGSASTHQQLLEEAKRVLAERQRAAEQVPEEVEEAIPTAISELPLSVGDTVWIPSLQASGQIVTLAEDENEAELQIGSFRLRLPLDRLERRDVSKAAAAGISMPQMLPGSSVGSSGPSPSVGIELDIRGASVAEMLPRLEKYLDDAYLAMKPWVRVIHGKGTGVLRTAVRRELSKHPLVTRFREGESGEGGDGVTVAYLVGQ; translated from the coding sequence ATGAACAAGAAGACGCGTCAGGTTCTGGAATACCCGAAAATACTGAAAAAGGTCGCCGAACACACCAGTTTTTCCGCTGGTCACAAGCTGGCTCTGGAAAGCGAGCCTAGCAATGACCTTCGTCTCGCCCGGCAGTGGCTCGCGGAAACTTCCGAGGCTCGCCGTCTGCTCGATGAAAACACCAGGGTACACTTGGGCGGCGTATTCGACGTGCGACCTCTTCTGCCCCAGGCAGAGCGTGGCAGTCTGTTGCTGCCTCCTGATCTGCTGGAAATCCGCAGTACGCTCATGCGAGCCCGGTCGTTGCAGGACATCCTGACGCGCCAGGAACAGCGTTTTCCCAACCTGGCAGACATCAGTTTCCGCATGGAACCGGTGCCTCACGTAATCAAACAGATTGGGCAGGTAGTCGACGAGCGGGGTGACCTGCTGGACAGTGCCAGCCCGACGTTGGCTCGTTTGCGGAGTCAGATCAAGGTGGTGCAGGGACGCCTGACGGAACGCCTGAACCGCATGGTTAGCTCTTCCGATACCGTCAAGTACCTGCAGGAAGCGATCGTAACGCAACGGCAGGGACGCTACGTCGTTCCGGTGAAGGCAGAGTTCAAGGGTCGGATCCGCGGCCTCATCCATGACCAGTCATCCAGCGGCGCTACCCTGTTCATCGAACCATTTGCTGTGGTCGAGCTGAACAACGAGTGGCGCAAGCTGCAGTTGGACGAACAGGATGAGGTTCGTCGCCTGCTGGCCGAGCTTACCGATCTGGTGGCCGAGGAGTCACCCTATATCCGACAGACGGTTGAAGCCCTGGCCTTGCTCGATCTGATTTTTGCCAGAGCCCGCTATTCCAACGACCTGAACGCCACCTTGCCAGAACTGGTGCCCTTCTCGGACAAGCTGCGACAGACCGCCAAGAACCCGACGGACCAGACATCTTCGCCGGCCAGACACCCTGGTTCCGTCATCGACCTCAAACGAGCGCGGCACCCGTTGCTGGATCCGGAGACAGTCGTACCGATCGACGTCTATATCGACGACGACTTTTTTGTCCTGCTCATCACGGGGCCCAATACGGGCGGCAAGACCGTTACGCTCAAGACGGTTGGCCTCCTGGCTTTGATGGCCCAATCAGGCCTTCACATCCCGGCCGACGAAGGATCAAGCATTTCCTGTTTCCACACCATCTTTGCAGATATTGGCGACGAGCAAAGCATCGAGCAGAGCCTGTCGACCTTCTCCAGTCACATGACCAATATCATCGCCATCCTGGCGAAAGCCGATGAGCAGAGTCTGGTATTGTTGGACGAATTGGGTGCCGGCACCGATCCGGAGGAAGGGTCAGCGCTGGCGCGAGCCCTGCTGGATCACCTGGTGCAGCAACGGATTACGACTCTTGCCACTACCCATTATTCCGAACTCAAGGTCTACGCCCACAGCACGCCAGGCGTCCGCAATGCCAACGTTGAATTCGACCTGAAAAGCCTGGCACCGACCTTTGAACTGAGCATAGGCCTGCCAGGTCGTTCCAATGCGCTGGCCATCGCAACCCGGCTCGGGCTTGACCGTGCGATCACCAGCGCCGCCGAAACCCTGGTCCGTCCCGAATCGCTGGAAGCCGATAGCCTGTTACAGGAAATCAAGGAAACGCGTCTGTCCCTGGAGGCTGAACGTGCCCAAGCGGAAGCCGTACGACGCCAGACCGAATCCCAGGAAAAGGAACTACGCTACCGCTTGAGCCAGATCGAGGAGGCGCGCAGGCAGGTCCTGAACGAAGCCCGCGAGCAGGCGCAAGAGGAATTGGCTGAACTATCTGGCGAGATCGGAAATTTGCGGCGTCAGTTGACCGGTGCATCGGCGGGAGGCAGTGCCAGCACCCATCAACAGTTGCTTGAAGAGGCAAAGCGGGTCCTGGCAGAACGACAAAGGGCGGCAGAGCAAGTGCCTGAAGAGGTCGAAGAGGCCATACCGACTGCAATCTCGGAATTGCCTCTTTCAGTCGGCGACACCGTCTGGATTCCCAGCCTGCAGGCCAGCGGACAGATCGTGACTCTGGCGGAGGATGAAAACGAAGCGGAGTTGCAGATCGGCTCGTTCCGTCTGCGCTTACCCCTGGATCGCCTTGAACGACGAGACGTCAGCAAGGCCGCCGCGGCGGGCATTTCTATGCCACAAATGCTTCCCGGCAGCAGTGTGGGCAGCAGCGGCCCATCACCCTCCGTCGGCATAGAGCTGGATATCCGTGGTGCCAGTGTAGCAGAGATGCTGCCCCGGCTGGAGAAATACCTGGACGACGCCTACCTGGCCATGAAACCCTGGGTGCGGGTCATCCACGGCAAGGGCACCGGCGTGCTGCGAACCGCTGTGCGCAGGGAACTGAGCAAACATCCCCTGGTGACTCGCTTCCGCGAAGGCGAATCGGGCGAGGGCGGGGATGGCGTAACCGTGGCCTACCTGGTCGGCCAATAA
- a CDS encoding MFS transporter, translated as MTDLLLHNRNFALLWLSQIISKLGDIFWSVAIMVTIFARTGSALQTVGVMVAAALPAFFLGPVAGVLVDRYPRKQVMITMDMVRAALVGILLITSTRGDLNIWIIYLIVAGLSIASTFFEPARLAILPSLVSKDDLVRANGLVMSTNQATYALGYALGGVMVLAIEFQTMIAVDFVSFLLAALAVAFIAVPEREREKQKQTQRLPMHRAVADGLSYLRNHKLARPLVTMEILEHFPHAIWSSALMLVFTTEALNAGPEFWGFQSSIYFGGMFVGALLAAAMSTRLSRRPGWAIIGNAFLFSGLTIGYALSPSLTFTLFLCFFFGPTSAIRDVSQDSLLQSQVDPMVMGRVYATRNMFSNLAFMLAGLSFAWMADQTNVRWVYLIGGMLYFGTALFALSSSTIRNSQITYSTTEGQEASAQSAA; from the coding sequence ATGACCGACCTGCTGCTTCACAACCGCAATTTCGCTCTTCTGTGGTTGTCCCAGATCATCTCAAAGCTGGGCGACATCTTCTGGAGCGTCGCCATCATGGTCACCATCTTCGCGCGGACCGGCTCTGCCCTGCAGACGGTTGGGGTCATGGTGGCAGCGGCTCTGCCGGCCTTCTTCCTGGGGCCCGTCGCCGGCGTGTTGGTCGATCGTTACCCGCGCAAACAGGTAATGATTACCATGGATATGGTGCGCGCAGCGCTGGTGGGCATCCTCTTGATCACCTCCACCCGGGGTGACCTGAACATCTGGATCATCTATCTGATCGTGGCGGGGCTCTCGATTGCCAGCACCTTCTTTGAGCCGGCGCGCCTGGCGATCTTGCCCTCGCTTGTTTCGAAAGATGACCTGGTGCGGGCCAATGGTTTGGTAATGAGCACCAACCAGGCCACTTATGCACTGGGCTATGCGCTTGGCGGTGTGATGGTTCTCGCCATCGAATTTCAAACCATGATAGCGGTCGATTTTGTCAGTTTCCTGCTGGCCGCCCTGGCTGTCGCCTTCATTGCTGTTCCCGAGCGTGAGAGGGAAAAACAGAAGCAGACCCAGCGACTGCCGATGCACCGCGCCGTTGCCGATGGTCTCAGCTACCTGCGGAATCACAAGCTTGCCCGGCCGTTGGTCACGATGGAGATTCTGGAGCACTTTCCCCACGCAATCTGGTCATCTGCCTTGATGCTGGTATTCACCACCGAAGCGCTGAATGCCGGTCCGGAGTTTTGGGGATTCCAGAGTTCCATCTATTTCGGAGGCATGTTTGTAGGCGCGCTCCTGGCGGCAGCCATGTCGACTCGACTCTCCCGGCGGCCTGGCTGGGCCATCATTGGCAATGCCTTTCTCTTCAGTGGCTTAACGATCGGCTACGCACTCAGCCCCTCGCTGACCTTCACCCTGTTCCTCTGTTTCTTTTTCGGCCCGACCTCTGCCATCCGGGATGTTTCACAAGATTCCCTGCTGCAATCTCAGGTCGACCCGATGGTGATGGGCAGGGTTTACGCAACTCGAAATATGTTTTCCAACCTGGCTTTCATGCTGGCAGGTTTGAGCTTCGCGTGGATGGCCGATCAAACTAACGTTCGCTGGGTCTACCTGATCGGTGGCATGTTGTACTTTGGAACGGCGCTCTTCGCACTGTCCAGCTCCACCATACGCAACAGCCAGATCACCTACTCGACCACTGAAGGCCAAGAGGCATCCGCTCAGTCTGCGGCCTGA
- a CDS encoding N-acetyltransferase: MPYINLRVHQVDSDSDRKKLVKFPFRLYKDDPCWVAPLIADREKELDPAHNPSFEYLEVAYFVAEAVPVSEPKSGGTEQIVGTIAAIYNPNHMETHNDRTGFFGLFEVVNDYEIAEALLDAASDWLRQKDCNAIRGPITFTMNDVVGMLVDGFDDSPRILMPYNMPYYPEFVEAYGFEREMDLLAYKFDLVEEFSSVEKFPPKLLRVVEKLKAKSNMTLRTADMDDLDNEVLLLKDIYNQAWELNWGAVPITDAELMHTAAALKPILDPDLLMFVEVDGKQVGVALTLPDFNFVLQKMGGHLFPFGVFKALWYQNKIPWARVWALGVIPEYRKRGVDAVLFFETAKETVRKGYHNVEASWILETNDPMNLLLRNFGGVVYKRYRAYQKDI; the protein is encoded by the coding sequence ATGCCCTATATCAATCTTCGGGTGCATCAGGTGGACTCAGATTCCGACCGGAAAAAGCTGGTCAAGTTCCCCTTTCGGCTTTACAAAGACGATCCTTGCTGGGTGGCGCCTTTGATCGCCGACCGTGAGAAGGAACTCGACCCTGCCCATAACCCCTCTTTTGAATACCTGGAAGTAGCCTATTTTGTTGCGGAAGCTGTGCCAGTGTCGGAACCTAAATCTGGTGGCACGGAGCAGATCGTTGGCACCATTGCGGCAATCTACAATCCAAACCACATGGAAACCCACAATGATCGAACTGGATTCTTTGGGCTGTTTGAGGTGGTCAACGACTATGAGATTGCCGAGGCACTTCTGGATGCAGCATCTGATTGGCTGCGCCAGAAGGACTGTAACGCTATCCGGGGCCCCATAACATTCACCATGAACGATGTCGTCGGTATGCTTGTGGATGGCTTCGACGACTCTCCTCGTATTCTGATGCCCTACAACATGCCCTATTATCCTGAATTCGTCGAGGCTTATGGCTTTGAGCGCGAAATGGATCTCCTGGCCTACAAGTTTGATCTGGTGGAAGAGTTTAGCTCGGTTGAGAAGTTTCCTCCAAAGTTGCTCCGGGTCGTGGAGAAACTCAAGGCAAAGAGTAACATGACACTGCGCACGGCCGACATGGACGACCTCGACAACGAGGTCCTGTTGCTCAAGGATATCTACAACCAGGCCTGGGAACTCAACTGGGGAGCAGTGCCGATCACCGATGCCGAGCTAATGCATACGGCCGCGGCGTTGAAACCGATTCTCGATCCCGATCTTCTTATGTTCGTCGAGGTTGACGGCAAACAGGTAGGCGTGGCCCTGACGCTGCCCGACTTCAATTTCGTTCTGCAAAAGATGGGCGGGCACCTGTTCCCCTTCGGGGTCTTCAAGGCGCTCTGGTATCAGAACAAGATTCCCTGGGCCAGGGTGTGGGCACTGGGCGTCATTCCCGAATACCGCAAGCGCGGGGTCGATGCCGTCCTGTTCTTCGAGACGGCTAAAGAGACTGTTCGCAAGGGCTACCATAATGTCGAGGCCAGCTGGATTCTGGAAACCAACGATCCCATGAATCTTCTGTTGCGCAATTTCGGCGGCGTGGTCTACAAACGTTATCGGGCCTACCAGAAGGATATTTAG
- the thpR gene encoding RNA 2',3'-cyclic phosphodiesterase: protein MTSQLLRLFIAIELPGEVKQALAELQNRLQRDLPPKVVRWVRPGAMHLSLRFLGDTPSERVDAVIDGMKSATRGFTPFSLAVAGFGCFPNPRRARVLWAGVPQVPKGLTGLHRTTDLQMAKLGWSRERRAFTPHLTLGRVNKRVSSQDLRVLEKVLSRTSAGQLGNIPVGELVLFRSQLQPGGAVYTVLARAPIFASRG, encoded by the coding sequence ATGACCTCCCAATTGCTACGCCTTTTCATCGCCATCGAATTACCAGGGGAAGTCAAACAGGCTCTGGCCGAATTGCAGAATCGCCTGCAACGCGACCTTCCTCCCAAGGTCGTACGTTGGGTCAGACCCGGGGCCATGCATCTTTCGTTGAGATTCCTGGGGGACACGCCGAGCGAGCGGGTCGACGCCGTTATCGACGGTATGAAATCGGCGACCCGCGGGTTCACTCCATTCAGCCTTGCCGTTGCCGGATTCGGTTGCTTTCCCAATCCAAGAAGGGCACGGGTATTGTGGGCTGGTGTGCCCCAGGTACCAAAAGGACTAACGGGCCTGCACAGGACGACCGATCTGCAGATGGCGAAGCTGGGTTGGAGCCGCGAGCGCCGGGCATTCACTCCCCATCTCACGCTGGGCCGCGTCAATAAACGGGTTTCCAGTCAGGACCTTCGTGTGCTGGAAAAGGTGCTTTCGAGGACAAGCGCCGGGCAACTGGGCAACATTCCAGTCGGGGAGCTGGTGCTCTTTCGTAGCCAGTTGCAGCCAGGTGGCGCTGTTTACACTGTGTTGGCTCGCGCCCCTATCTTCGCTTCCCGTGGTTGA
- a CDS encoding UbiD family decarboxylase — protein MSTLRSFIQQAEQADLLIQIEKPVDPYLEMAPIIAALDGRPVLFHQVVGSDFRIMSGQCSDRRYFAMAQDCPVNQLIPRLIDAFESPRKPPVVQKGGAPCQEVEMEQVDLQRLPFLTHYAGDAGPYATAAIVIVDDPDTGPNVSFHRLLRLDATHLTARVVERRGLDTALKKTSGDLPVAICIGLPLHVLLAASMAPAPGVNELAIAHALAPTPVVRCLSSDLLVPVEAEFVLEGRISHRTVEEGPFVDLTETWDIVRQQPVIEIDRITHRPDAIYHALLPGQLEHKMLMGMPREPGIFTAVNQVCRCLSVSITPGGASWLHAVVQIKKRHPDDGRKAASAAFQGHGSLKHVVVVDDDIDLHDTNDVEWAIATRFQADRDLMVWHDQPSSSLDPSAAHNPGEKSRTAKMALDATIPWDSEDGPGKLEDFVRVPFPKTDLNRYLD, from the coding sequence ATGTCGACATTACGCAGTTTCATTCAACAGGCCGAACAGGCCGATCTATTGATCCAGATTGAAAAACCGGTCGATCCATACCTGGAAATGGCGCCCATCATCGCTGCCCTGGACGGGCGTCCCGTTTTGTTTCACCAAGTTGTTGGCAGCGACTTCCGCATCATGTCCGGACAATGCTCCGACCGGCGCTATTTTGCCATGGCCCAGGATTGCCCGGTGAACCAACTGATCCCGAGGCTCATCGATGCGTTCGAGTCCCCCCGCAAGCCGCCGGTTGTGCAAAAGGGAGGGGCGCCCTGTCAGGAGGTGGAAATGGAGCAGGTGGATCTGCAACGCCTTCCCTTTCTGACCCACTATGCCGGCGATGCCGGCCCTTACGCAACAGCTGCTATCGTCATTGTCGACGATCCAGATACCGGCCCCAACGTCAGTTTTCACAGGTTGCTCCGGCTCGACGCCACTCACCTGACTGCCCGCGTCGTGGAGCGGCGGGGTTTGGACACAGCCCTCAAAAAAACCTCTGGCGATCTGCCCGTCGCCATCTGCATCGGCCTTCCCTTGCACGTGCTGCTGGCCGCAAGCATGGCACCAGCACCCGGGGTGAACGAACTTGCCATCGCCCACGCCCTCGCGCCGACGCCGGTGGTCCGCTGCCTGTCCAGTGATCTCCTGGTACCTGTCGAAGCAGAGTTTGTGCTGGAGGGCAGGATCAGCCACCGGACTGTCGAGGAAGGCCCCTTCGTTGATCTGACGGAAACGTGGGATATCGTTCGCCAGCAGCCGGTTATCGAGATAGATCGTATCACCCACCGGCCAGACGCGATCTATCACGCGCTGCTTCCGGGACAATTGGAACACAAGATGTTGATGGGAATGCCGCGTGAACCAGGCATCTTCACCGCGGTCAACCAGGTCTGTCGTTGCCTCAGTGTCAGCATCACACCGGGCGGCGCATCCTGGCTGCACGCTGTCGTCCAGATAAAAAAACGGCATCCCGACGACGGTCGCAAGGCCGCCAGCGCTGCCTTCCAGGGTCATGGGTCGCTGAAACATGTGGTCGTCGTCGATGATGATATCGACCTGCACGACACCAACGATGTCGAGTGGGCCATCGCTACCCGTTTCCAGGCCGACCGGGACCTGATGGTCTGGCACGATCAACCCTCCTCCTCCCTGGACCCGTCGGCAGCCCACAACCCAGGGGAAAAAAGTCGCACTGCCAAGATGGCCCTGGATGCCACCATTCCCTGGGATTCGGAGGACGGTCCCGGCAAACTGGAGGATTTCGTGCGAGTGCCATTTCCAAAAACCGATCTCAACCGCTATCTCGACTGA